From a single Loigolactobacillus coryniformis subsp. coryniformis KCTC 3167 = DSM 20001 genomic region:
- the glmM gene encoding phosphoglucosamine mutase: MGKYFGTDGVRGVANQELTPELAFRVGRTGGYVLAQTQEDQDKKPLVLVSRDTRISGQLLQQSLISGLLSVGIEVLDLGIISTPAVAYLTRIQGAAAGVQITASHNPAEYNGIKFFGPDGFKLLDEQEDQIEALLDAPEDKLPRPATDGLGTLADYPEGLLKYTQFLEQTLQEDLSGLHVVLDAANGATSGIVTRLFADLETDFTTLATKPNGVNINDGVGSTHPEKLAAAVVEQQAQVGLAFDGDGDRCIAVDELGNIVDGDKIMFILGQYFAGRGRLKQDTVVTTVMSNLGLYKALAAANLTSKQTKVGDRYVVEEMRDHGYNLGGEQSGHVVLFDYNTTGDGLLTGIQLLNVMKQTGKKLSELAAPVTTYPQRLVNIKVVDKKQALADPEIKSVIDTVEKEMNGDGRVLVRPSGTEPLLRVMAEAATQEKVDQYVERIATVVRERVGINE; the protein is encoded by the coding sequence ATGGGTAAATACTTCGGAACAGATGGCGTACGTGGCGTTGCTAATCAGGAATTAACACCTGAACTTGCTTTTCGCGTGGGGCGGACTGGTGGCTACGTATTGGCCCAAACCCAAGAAGATCAAGATAAAAAACCATTAGTATTAGTTTCCCGCGATACGCGTATTTCTGGTCAATTGTTGCAACAATCGCTGATCTCCGGCTTACTTTCAGTTGGGATCGAAGTGTTGGATCTCGGCATTATTTCAACACCAGCCGTTGCTTATTTAACACGTATCCAGGGGGCGGCCGCTGGGGTACAGATCACAGCGTCGCACAATCCTGCTGAGTATAATGGCATCAAGTTCTTTGGCCCTGATGGCTTCAAATTGCTGGATGAACAAGAAGATCAAATCGAAGCTTTGTTGGATGCACCAGAAGATAAGTTACCACGCCCAGCAACTGATGGCTTGGGAACTTTAGCCGACTATCCGGAAGGCTTATTAAAATATACGCAGTTCTTAGAACAAACTTTGCAAGAAGATTTATCAGGACTTCACGTTGTTCTAGATGCCGCTAATGGCGCAACTTCTGGAATTGTGACGCGTTTATTTGCTGATTTAGAAACAGATTTTACAACTTTAGCAACTAAACCAAATGGTGTTAACATTAATGACGGTGTCGGTTCAACACACCCAGAAAAGTTAGCCGCAGCGGTAGTTGAACAACAGGCTCAGGTTGGTCTAGCTTTCGATGGCGATGGCGATCGTTGTATCGCAGTTGATGAGTTAGGGAATATCGTCGATGGTGACAAGATCATGTTTATCTTAGGCCAATACTTTGCCGGTCGTGGTCGCTTGAAACAAGATACAGTTGTAACTACCGTGATGAGTAATTTAGGATTGTACAAGGCCTTAGCTGCAGCAAATCTGACTTCAAAGCAAACTAAAGTTGGTGATCGTTATGTTGTCGAAGAAATGCGCGATCATGGCTATAATCTGGGTGGCGAACAATCTGGTCACGTCGTATTATTTGATTACAATACAACTGGTGACGGGTTATTAACTGGGATTCAGTTATTGAATGTGATGAAACAAACTGGTAAAAAATTATCCGAATTGGCGGCACCAGTGACGACTTACCCACAACGTTTGGTCAACATCAAAGTAGTCGATAAAAAACAAGCCTTAGCCGATCCAGAAATCAAATCAGTGATCGATACGGTGGAAAAAGAAATGAACGGTGACGGCCGTGTACTTGTGCGTCCAAGCGGAACAGAACCTTTGTTGCGTGTTATGGCCGAAGCGGCAACCCAAGAAAAAGTCGATCAATATGTTGAACGCATTGCAACCGTCGTTCGTGAGCGAGTTGGAATTAACGAGTAG
- a CDS encoding CdaR family protein — protein MNGFNKFFNSPLVYRILALGFAIMLFGYVNIDRINSTRQATTSSTTMLSNKSRTLKVPLQINADTDKYFITGYPEKVKINIEGPSALVTATANTQNFKIMANLEKLGVGKHTVRLRQEGLNKELGYRIVPSKITVNIQTRATKRFPIQVKFNKANLAQGYTSGDPELSQSTAVVTGSKAEIAAIDSVVANVNTENNLTSDITQQAALQALDQQGNTVNALLDPQSVKVTIPVMRPTKKVPLSLKQTGEGEEDKTYHLSSDVHNVTLTGSQASLDKISTLELSVSIADVDKTTTKTITVPTSDGVQADPSTVSVKITVSDSEAESTTESSSESSTEATSASSESSSNNSNSESASDRSSSASTSESSTSSSSSN, from the coding sequence ATGAACGGGTTCAACAAGTTCTTTAACAGTCCCTTAGTCTACCGCATTTTAGCGCTAGGTTTTGCAATCATGTTATTTGGTTATGTCAATATTGATCGGATTAATTCAACCCGGCAGGCAACGACTAGCAGTACAACTATGTTATCTAATAAAAGTCGGACCTTAAAAGTACCGTTACAGATCAATGCTGATACCGATAAGTACTTTATCACTGGGTATCCTGAAAAAGTTAAAATCAATATTGAAGGTCCCAGCGCTTTAGTTACAGCTACTGCAAATACACAAAATTTTAAGATCATGGCTAATTTAGAAAAATTAGGTGTGGGTAAGCACACTGTACGATTGCGCCAAGAAGGGTTAAACAAAGAACTTGGTTATCGGATCGTGCCTAGTAAAATCACAGTCAATATCCAGACACGCGCAACAAAACGCTTCCCGATTCAGGTTAAGTTTAATAAAGCTAACTTAGCGCAAGGCTATACTAGTGGTGATCCAGAATTGAGTCAGTCGACAGCTGTCGTAACCGGATCAAAAGCAGAAATTGCGGCAATCGATTCGGTTGTGGCTAATGTGAATACTGAGAATAATTTAACCAGTGATATCACACAACAAGCTGCTTTGCAGGCTTTAGATCAGCAAGGTAACACCGTTAATGCTCTATTAGATCCACAATCCGTTAAGGTCACAATTCCAGTTATGCGGCCAACTAAGAAAGTGCCGCTCAGCTTGAAGCAAACCGGCGAAGGTGAAGAGGATAAGACTTACCATCTCTCCAGTGATGTGCATAACGTTACTTTAACTGGCTCGCAAGCTAGTTTAGATAAAATTTCGACGTTAGAGCTTAGTGTTTCAATCGCTGATGTTGATAAAACAACGACTAAAACAATCACAGTTCCAACTAGCGACGGTGTTCAGGCTGATCCAAGCACAGTATCCGTCAAAATCACAGTTAGTGATAGCGAAGCTGAATCAACAACTGAATCAAGTAGTGAGAGCAGTACAGAGGCAACTAGTGCAAGCAGCGAGAGTAGCAGTAATAACAGTAATAGTGAGAGCGCCAGTGATCGCTCAAGTAGCGCTAGTACCAGCGAAAGCTCTACTAGTTCATCGAGTAGTAACTGA
- a CDS encoding pyridoxamine 5'-phosphate oxidase family protein gives MATLTDEMKAYISNNLGYIATVDANGEPDLGPKMSIRVLDDQHLIYNEMTGKTIMADIEATGKALVAFANLDNMRGYRFGGKATVYRAGKYFENAQQWATSGNHPAPKAAVVIEIETIWTLDAGPKAGELYQA, from the coding sequence ATGGCAACTTTGACTGACGAAATGAAGGCTTATATCAGCAATAATTTGGGTTATATTGCAACCGTTGATGCTAATGGTGAGCCAGATTTGGGGCCTAAGATGAGTATTCGTGTTCTCGATGATCAGCATTTGATTTACAATGAAATGACCGGGAAAACGATTATGGCTGACATCGAAGCAACTGGCAAGGCATTAGTTGCTTTTGCCAACCTTGATAATATGCGTGGGTACCGCTTTGGTGGTAAAGCTACCGTTTATCGTGCTGGTAAGTATTTTGAAAATGCTCAGCAATGGGCTACAAGTGGTAATCACCCTGCACCAAAAGCGGCTGTTGTTATCGAGATTGAGACAATTTGGACCCTTGATGCTGGGCCTAAGGCTGGCGAATTGTATCAAGCTTGA
- a CDS encoding DUF1361 domain-containing protein produces the protein MAQRYQWFVRASFLLFFIYLYFFAVAPFRFILLNVFLGYIPIELAFHFDQLKPQSAILFWLLVVLWLLFYPNAPYMLTDLFHLSMLRPYDPATGLIRFSLRMWLAYANLIVAALSCTLLGFWSMAHTIQAVVSRLQLPDTTLVKTSLTIGVTLLTSIGIFIGRFLRMHSIYLILEPTKFIKPLLDMWQPRMLVFVFLMTLIQLIIYVCLQLFKLSTPNMLEPAKKQTTKD, from the coding sequence ATGGCACAACGGTATCAATGGTTTGTGCGCGCTTCTTTTTTACTATTTTTTATTTATCTCTACTTTTTTGCGGTCGCACCGTTTCGCTTTATTTTATTAAATGTGTTTCTCGGTTATATTCCGATTGAATTGGCGTTTCATTTTGATCAGCTTAAGCCGCAATCAGCAATTTTATTCTGGCTATTAGTCGTGCTCTGGTTACTTTTCTATCCCAACGCACCATATATGCTGACCGATTTATTTCATTTATCCATGTTGCGCCCTTATGACCCGGCTACCGGCTTGATCCGCTTTAGTCTACGTATGTGGCTGGCCTACGCAAATTTGATTGTCGCGGCGCTTAGCTGTACCTTGCTGGGCTTTTGGAGTATGGCGCATACGATTCAAGCAGTCGTCAGTCGCTTACAATTACCCGACACCACCTTGGTTAAAACCAGCCTAACCATCGGCGTGACGCTCTTAACCTCGATCGGTATTTTTATCGGTCGCTTCCTGCGCATGCATTCAATTTACTTAATTCTGGAGCCAACGAAGTTCATTAAGCCTTTATTGGACATGTGGCAGCCACGCATGTTGGTCTTCGTCTTCTTGATGACCTTGATTCAGTTGATCATTTATGTTTGTTTACAGTTATTTAAATTAAGTACACCAAACATGTTAGAACCAGCAAAGAAGCAGACCACCAAGGATTAA
- a CDS encoding IS30 family transposase has translation MTQSKDTIKKSYKQLSSEERGQIQSLYEDHYSIRAIAKRLARDPSTISREIKRGTVTQMSSYGVYTQRYFADSGQIQYEQRRLNCHRKSLLEHNPEFFNQLTTALKAKFRVHSVDSFVGAYKRHHPAEYCPATPTVYRYIDRGLLAVANIDLPQQVKRHQKHRTGRVRQNKKILGTSIEQRPVAANDRSEFGHWEGDLVKGKRTSDQPALLTLTERMTRYEVVIRIPNYQAETCKAAVQQFVNKLDAEVVKSLTFDNGAEFSALSEVTGTNLYFAHPYTPSERGSNEQLNGLLREFIPKGQSITHFSDDHIKQATAALNQRPRKLFGYKSANEFMAEQLLA, from the coding sequence ATGACCCAATCTAAAGATACCATCAAAAAATCTTATAAGCAACTATCAAGTGAGGAGCGTGGCCAAATCCAGAGTCTTTATGAAGATCATTATTCGATCAGGGCGATTGCTAAAAGATTAGCCCGCGATCCCAGCACGATCAGCCGTGAAATCAAGCGCGGCACCGTGACGCAAATGTCCAGTTATGGCGTTTATACCCAGCGTTATTTTGCCGATAGCGGTCAAATTCAATACGAACAACGCCGTTTAAATTGCCATCGCAAAAGTCTACTCGAACATAATCCGGAATTCTTTAACCAATTGACCACTGCGCTTAAAGCTAAGTTCCGGGTGCACAGTGTAGATAGCTTTGTCGGTGCTTATAAACGTCACCATCCAGCTGAATATTGCCCCGCAACACCCACTGTTTATCGTTACATTGATCGTGGGTTACTAGCTGTCGCCAATATCGATTTACCACAACAGGTCAAACGTCACCAAAAGCACCGTACGGGTCGTGTACGCCAAAATAAAAAGATCTTGGGGACTTCAATTGAACAGCGACCAGTAGCGGCTAATGATCGTTCTGAATTTGGTCATTGGGAAGGTGATTTAGTCAAAGGCAAGCGAACCAGCGATCAACCGGCACTGCTCACCCTAACTGAACGAATGACGCGCTACGAAGTCGTGATCAGAATCCCCAACTATCAGGCTGAAACCTGTAAGGCTGCAGTTCAACAGTTTGTGAATAAACTTGATGCTGAGGTGGTTAAGTCACTCACTTTTGATAATGGTGCAGAATTTTCTGCGCTGAGTGAGGTCACTGGGACCAACCTATATTTTGCTCATCCTTATACGCCGTCAGAACGGGGCAGTAACGAACAGCTTAATGGGCTACTAAGAGAATTTATCCCTAAAGGTCAATCAATTACCCATTTCAGTGATGATCATATTAAGCAAGCGACCGCGGCACTTAACCAACGGCCACGTAAACTATTTGGTTATAAATCAGCCAATGAATTCATGGCTGAGCAGCTACTCGCATGA
- the cdaA gene encoding diadenylate cyclase CdaA has translation MSFNWSDLLTWGNFVNVLDILVVWYFVYKLIMLVRGTKAVQLLKGIVVIVVIKLISWGIGLRTVSYIMDQVINWGVIAIVIIFQPEIRRGLEHLGRGSIFTRNRNQNEKENQMIAALDKAIQYMSKRRIGALITIQMNTGLEDYIETGIDLNADVTGELLINIFIPNTPLHDGAVIIQDGKIAVAAAYLPLSESNLIPKEYGTRHRAAVGISEVTDALTIVVSEETGGVMITRNSEMLQELTQEDYLKYLRRALVQPETPQRNGIQEFIDGIIKGGTRK, from the coding sequence ATGTCTTTTAATTGGAGTGACTTGCTGACCTGGGGTAATTTCGTCAACGTACTCGATATTTTGGTCGTTTGGTATTTTGTTTACAAATTGATCATGCTGGTTCGTGGCACCAAGGCCGTCCAATTACTCAAAGGGATCGTCGTCATCGTCGTGATCAAATTGATCAGCTGGGGGATTGGCCTCCGCACGGTGTCGTACATTATGGATCAAGTCATCAACTGGGGCGTGATCGCAATTGTGATCATCTTCCAACCAGAAATTCGTCGTGGCTTGGAACATCTGGGTCGGGGATCGATTTTTACCCGTAATCGCAATCAGAATGAAAAAGAAAATCAGATGATTGCTGCCTTGGATAAGGCCATTCAATATATGTCTAAACGTCGCATTGGGGCGTTGATCACCATTCAAATGAATACTGGTCTGGAAGACTATATTGAGACGGGGATCGATTTGAATGCAGATGTAACTGGCGAATTATTGATCAATATTTTCATTCCGAATACGCCGCTGCATGATGGGGCGGTGATCATTCAGGATGGTAAGATCGCCGTGGCTGCCGCGTATCTACCACTTTCGGAAAGTAACTTGATCCCGAAGGAATATGGCACGCGGCACCGAGCAGCGGTGGGCATCAGTGAGGTTACTGACGCTTTAACGATCGTTGTGTCCGAAGAAACTGGTGGTGTGATGATCACCCGTAACAGTGAAATGCTTCAAGAATTGACGCAAGAAGATTATTTGAAATATTTACGGCGAGCCTTGGTTCAGCCAGAGACACCACAGCGAAATGGCATTCAAGAATTTATTGACGGCATTATCAAAGGGGGGACTCGCAAATGA